One Gossypium raimondii isolate GPD5lz chromosome 3, ASM2569854v1, whole genome shotgun sequence genomic window carries:
- the LOC105796432 gene encoding wall-associated receptor kinase-like 3, translated as MGVLRLLFYFTLLVWPSLQEEEGKCDETCGNVTIPFPFGIKSECYSDPSFRVTCKNGEKPYISRIGMEILGSFTSRDVIVNNPVTYSNCPSKGDNGSGDVDLTDSPFFFSGNNLFGSIGCGHSATVSSNRTDPIGGCLQPRCGDGTEFQGCYATVSENLTSYTAKMIPFTNESNGRNACTSAFMFSVGNFGHFSFPRDINISSTHVPAILEWKTFDPKLKVPLRKSDCAEKCGNIDILYPFGIEDRCYMNDAFRVSCEETIDGSKPFISSINLTLVDVKFSEGRVIINNSITYSNCNNHQDDRKKGVSVNLTNTPFYFSDIFNRFGSVGCGNFATIYHNQTDDPIGGCLQPSCNSNANLSTNDMCITSIPPRLDTFAASLTKKYRSYDGNRSCGSAFVFDMDSLDNDGLLTVPHTKGHVATSLQWGKPLPAPCKLKDGKKTFCNSEGHYCWSWLSRELLCVCSDSDYASAYSVDVCEEPGKCENSKRRYCNMLCLNAPGNYCSLTCPEGYKYSDEEYRCKLIKTNSSPLPGRTRNLIIIIGCSTSIGTIFALLCIWRLFKALERRNDIKLKQKYFKRNGGLLLQQQLSNNEGNVEKIKLFASKELEKATDYYNENRILGRGGQGIVYKGMLTDGSIVAIKRSKLVEKKVLEEMKLEQFINEVIILSQINHRNVVKLLGCCLETNVPLLVYEFIPNGTLSDLIHKPNEEFPLTWEMRLRISTEIANALFYLHSAASVPIYHRDIKSSNILLDDKYRAKVSDFGISRSVAIEQTHVTTRVHGTLGYLDPEYFRSNQYTEKSDVYSFGVVLVELLTGQKPISSSQSEEQRGSLVTFFLHSMKENSLFDILDPQVMNEGPREEVIAVSWLAKRCLNINRNKRPTMKQVAMELERIRTSDETNVLQEQSDDEEDYEIMDDVTDPWGISSCSTMVIIDNI; from the exons ATGGGTGTTCTTCGGTTGTTGTTTTACTTCACCCTACTGGTATGGCCATCACTGCAAGAAGAAGAAGGCAAGTGTGATGAAACATGTGGGAATGTTACTATTCCTTTCCCATTCGGAATAAAATCCGAATGCTATAGCGATCCCTCGTTCCGAGTAACCTGCAAAAATGGAGAAAAGCCTTACATCAGCCGTATCGGTATGGAGATACTCGGTTCGTTTACGTCACGAGACGTGATCGTCAACAACCCGGTTACTTATTCCAATTGTCCGAGTAAAGGTGACAACGGAAGCGGCGATGTGGACTTAACAGACAGTCCGTTTTTCTTCTCAGGAAATAACTTGTTCGGTTCAATAGGTTGCGGTCATTCGGCCACCGTTTCTAGTAATAGAACTGACCCCATCGGTGGCTGCCTGCAACCGAGATGTGGCGACGGGACTGAATTTCAGGGCTGTTATGCCACAGTTTCTGAAAATTTAACTTCTTATACTGCAAAAATGATCCCATTTACTAATGAAAGCAACGGCAGGAATGCCTGCACATCTGCTTTTATGTTCTCCGTTGGCAATTTCGGACATTTCTCATTTCCTCGTGACATAAACATCAGTTCGACGCATGTTCCTGCAATTCTGGAGTGGAAAACCTTCGATCCCAAATTGAAAG TTCCTCTTCGGAAGTCTGATTGTGCAGAAAAATGTGGGAATATTGATATCTTATACCCGTTTGGAATAGAAGACAGGTGTTACATGAACGATGCGTTCAGAGTAAGTTGTGAAGAAACCATTGATGGATCAAAGCCTTTCATTAGTAGCATCAATCTGACATTGGTCGATGTTAAATTTTCCGAAGGAAGAGtcatcatcaacaattcaataACTTATTCTAACTGCAATAATCATCAAGACGACCGTAAAAAAGGAGTTAGTGTCAACCTAACAAACACGCCTTTCTACTTCTCAGATATCTTCAACCGATTTGGGTCGGTAGGATGTGGCAATTTCGCTACCATATATCACAATCAAACCGATGATCCTATTGGTGGTTGCTTGCAACCCAGTTGCAACAGCAATGCTAATTTAAGTACCAATGATATGTGCATCACGTCAATTCCACCACGTCTTGACACCTTTGCCGCAAGCTTGACAAAGAAGTATCGTAGTTACGATGGCAACCGATCATGCGGATCGGCTTTTGTGTTCGATATGGATTCGTTGGATAATGATGGATTATTAACAGTCCCACACACCAAAGGGCATGTCGCTACATCCCTACAATGGGGCAAACCATTGCCTGCGCCTTGCAAGTTGAAAGATGGTAAAAAGACCTTTTGTAACTCGGAAGGACATTATTGTTGGTCATGGTTGAGCCGTGAACTTTTATGCGTTTGCAGCGACAGCGACTATGCCAGCGCATATTCAGTTGACGTTTGCGAAG AACCAGGCAAATGCGAGAATTCTAAGCGTAGGTATTGTAATATGCTTTGTTTGAATGCTCCTGGCAACTATTGTTCATTAACATGCCCCGAAGGATATAAATACTCAGATGAGGAATATAGGTGCAAGCTCATAAAAACTAATTCATCACCATTGCCCGGAAGGACCCGGAATTTGATAATCATTATAG GTTGCAGCACTAGTATTGGGACTATATTTGCTTTGCTCTGTATATGGCGTTTGTTCAAAGCACTCGAAAGAAGAAACGATATCAAGTTGAAGCAGAAATACTTCAAGAGGAATGGAGGATTACTGTTGCAACAGCAATTGTCCAATAACGAAGGTAatgttgagaaaataaagttgttTGCTTCAAAGGAGTTGGAAAAGGCAACAGATTACTACAATGAGAATCGAATTCTCGGTCGAGGCGGTCAAGGAATTGTTTATAAAGGAATGTTGACGGATGGAAGCATTGTGGCAATTAAAAGGTCCAAGTTGGTGGAAAAGAAGGTATTAGAAGAAATGAAGCTTGAACAATTCATCAATGAGGTGATAATTTTATCACAAATTAACCATAGAAACGTGGTTAAACTGTTAGGTTGTTGCTTAGAGACAAATGTTCCTTTGTTGGTGTACGAGTTCATCCCAAATGGAACACTATCTGATCTCATACACAAGCCAAACGAAGAGTTCCCATTGACATGGGAAATGCGATTACGAATCTCAACTGAAATCGCGAATGCTTTGTTTTACTTGCATTCAGCTGCTTCTGTCCCGATTTATCATCGAGACATCAAATCTAGCAACATACTTTTGGACGATAAATACAGAGCAAAAGTATCGGATTTCGGAATTTCGAGATCAGTTGCAATCGAGCAAACTCATGTGACCACTCGAGTTCATGGAACTTTGGGATACTTGGATCCCGAATACTTCCGATCAAATCAATACACAGAGAAGAGCGATGTATACAGTTTTGGagttgttcttgttgaacttTTAACAGGACAAAAACCCATCTCTTCGAGTCAATCGGAAGAACAAAGAGGAAGCTTAGTAACATTTTTCTTGCATTCAATGAAGGAGAATTCTTTATTTGATATACTCGATCCACAAGTAATGAATGAAGGTCCAAGAGAAGAGGTTATAGCAGTTTCATGGCTGGCAAAAAGATGCTTGAACATCAACAGAAACAAAAGACCGACAATGAAACAAGTCGCAATGGAACTGGAACGGATTCGAACATCAGATGAAACCAATGTTCTTCAAGAACAAAGTGACGATGAAGAAGATTATGAAATAATGGACGACGTGACAGATCCTTGGGGTATTTCTTCTTGTTCAACAATGGTAATTATAGACAACATATAA